The following proteins come from a genomic window of Methylorubrum populi:
- a CDS encoding molybdopterin biosynthesis protein yields the protein MSAEREREFARRLAAAARQEQFLTVMSREEALDAFCAAIPHTALPAETLPLAESLGRVLARDVASPIDVPPFDRALVDGFALRAADTEGANTARPRRLTLNREILACGVAPTRTVAAGTATPIATGGVVPRGADAVVMVEQTEFLEDALAVDVTAPVRPGQFVGYAGADMAFGETVLRKGTVVTAREIGMLAACGLDEIAVVRRPRVAVLSTGDELVAPGKDLRPGAIYDSNGAIVAASVAENGGEPVPLGIVRDDEAALEGALRDALARGDLVVLSGGTSKGAGDVSHRVLSRLGSPGILVHGVALKPGKPLCLAVAEGKAVVVLPGFPTSAMFTFHEFVVPLVRALAGLPPREEEAVRARLPQRLTSELGRTEFVMASLAQGADGAVALPLPKGSGSVTAFSQADGFFAVPAARSGMEAGEMVSVVRLGAGVRPPDLTVIGSHCVGLDRVVGLLAEQGFRARTVWVGSAGGLAALRRGECDLAAMHLLDPETGRYNAPFLEPGMALAPGWRRLQGVVFRGGDARFEGRSAAEAVSAALADPDAVMVNRNAGSGTRLLVDGLIGATRPAGFWNQPRSHNAVAAAVAQGRADWGVAISSVAEAYGLGFLPLAQEHYDFAYREAEREKPALAAFLALLGTREADAALTELGFEPGGGDP from the coding sequence GTGAGCGCGGAGCGCGAGAGGGAGTTCGCCCGGCGTCTCGCCGCGGCGGCCCGGCAGGAACAGTTTCTGACGGTGATGAGCCGGGAGGAGGCACTCGATGCCTTTTGTGCGGCGATACCCCACACGGCGCTCCCTGCCGAAACCCTGCCGTTGGCGGAATCCCTCGGCCGAGTGCTCGCGCGGGACGTCGCCTCGCCCATCGACGTGCCGCCCTTCGATCGCGCCCTGGTAGACGGCTTCGCCCTGCGCGCCGCTGACACGGAGGGCGCCAACACCGCGCGGCCCCGCCGCCTCACACTCAACCGCGAGATCCTGGCCTGCGGCGTCGCCCCGACGCGGACCGTCGCCGCCGGAACCGCGACGCCGATCGCCACCGGCGGCGTCGTTCCACGCGGCGCCGACGCCGTTGTGATGGTCGAGCAGACCGAATTCCTCGAAGACGCCCTCGCCGTCGACGTGACGGCTCCGGTCCGGCCGGGGCAGTTCGTCGGCTATGCCGGCGCCGACATGGCATTCGGCGAGACGGTTCTGCGCAAGGGCACGGTGGTGACCGCCCGCGAGATCGGGATGCTCGCCGCCTGCGGGTTGGACGAGATCGCCGTCGTGCGCCGGCCACGGGTGGCGGTGCTCTCCACGGGTGACGAACTGGTGGCGCCGGGCAAGGACTTGCGGCCGGGTGCGATCTACGACTCCAACGGCGCCATCGTCGCGGCCTCCGTCGCGGAGAACGGCGGCGAGCCGGTGCCGCTCGGCATCGTCCGCGACGACGAGGCGGCCCTCGAAGGGGCGCTGCGCGACGCCCTGGCGCGCGGCGATCTCGTGGTGCTCTCCGGCGGCACGTCGAAGGGGGCGGGCGACGTCTCCCACCGCGTCCTGTCGCGGCTGGGCAGCCCCGGGATCCTCGTCCACGGCGTGGCCTTGAAACCCGGCAAGCCGCTCTGCCTCGCCGTCGCCGAGGGCAAGGCGGTGGTGGTGCTGCCGGGCTTTCCGACCTCGGCGATGTTCACCTTCCATGAGTTCGTGGTGCCGCTGGTGCGCGCGCTCGCGGGCCTGCCGCCGCGGGAGGAGGAGGCCGTCCGGGCGCGCCTGCCGCAGCGCCTGACCTCCGAACTCGGCCGTACCGAATTCGTGATGGCTTCGCTCGCGCAGGGAGCAGACGGCGCCGTGGCCCTTCCGCTGCCGAAAGGATCGGGCTCCGTCACCGCCTTCTCCCAGGCCGACGGCTTCTTCGCCGTGCCCGCCGCACGCTCCGGGATGGAGGCGGGCGAGATGGTCTCGGTGGTGCGCCTCGGCGCCGGCGTGCGGCCACCGGATCTCACCGTCATCGGCAGCCACTGCGTCGGCCTCGACCGCGTGGTCGGGCTGCTTGCCGAGCAGGGGTTTCGCGCCCGCACCGTCTGGGTCGGATCGGCGGGGGGGCTCGCTGCCCTGCGACGCGGCGAGTGCGACCTCGCCGCCATGCACCTGCTCGACCCCGAGACCGGCCGCTACAACGCGCCCTTCCTCGAACCCGGCATGGCGCTGGCCCCGGGCTGGCGCCGTCTGCAGGGCGTGGTCTTCCGGGGTGGGGATGCCCGCTTCGAGGGCCGCAGCGCCGCCGAGGCGGTGAGCGCCGCCCTCGCTGATCCGGATGCGGTCATGGTCAACCGCAATGCCGGCTCCGGCACGCGCCTCCTCGTGGACGGGCTGATCGGCGCCACCCGGCCCGCGGGCTTCTGGAATCAGCCGCGCTCGCACAACGCCGTCGCGGCCGCGGTGGCGCAAGGGCGGGCCGATTGGGGCGTGGCGATTTCGAGTGTCGCGGAGGCCTACGGCCTCGGCTTCCTGCCGCTGGCGCAGGAGCATTACGATTTCGCCTACCGCGAGGCGGAGCGCGAGAAGCCCGCACTCGCCGCCTTCCTGGCGCTGCTCGGCACCCGTGAGGCCGACGCGGCCCTGACCGAACTCGGATTCGAACCCGGTGGAGGCGACCCATGA
- the mobB gene encoding molybdopterin-guanine dinucleotide biosynthesis protein B gives MSDLRVIGLAGWSGAGKTTLLARLIPVLVARGVRVATLKHAHHAFDIDHPGKDSFVHRRAGASEVIVSSARRWAQIREVEEGAEATLPELLRRLTPSGLALVEGFKREAHPKLEVFRAANGRPPLHGDDAHIVGIASDVPFPQAGVPVVGLDDVEAIAGLVLERAEALKTVLARLERS, from the coding sequence ATGAGCGACCTGCGCGTCATCGGCCTCGCCGGATGGAGCGGGGCGGGCAAGACGACGCTGCTCGCACGCCTCATCCCCGTGCTCGTCGCGCGCGGCGTGCGGGTCGCGACACTGAAACACGCCCACCACGCCTTCGACATCGATCATCCGGGAAAGGATTCCTTCGTCCATCGGCGAGCCGGCGCGAGTGAGGTCATCGTCTCCTCGGCCCGGCGCTGGGCGCAGATCCGCGAGGTCGAGGAGGGCGCGGAAGCTACGCTGCCCGAATTGCTGCGACGGCTGACGCCGAGCGGGCTCGCCCTGGTCGAGGGTTTCAAGCGCGAGGCACATCCGAAACTCGAAGTGTTCCGCGCGGCCAACGGCCGTCCGCCGCTGCACGGGGACGACGCGCACATCGTCGGCATTGCCAGCGACGTGCCCTTCCCGCAAGCCGGCGTGCCGGTGGTCGGGCTCGACGATGTCGAGGCCATCGCCGGCCTCGTCCTCGAACGCGCCGAGGCCCTTAAAACGGTGCTCGCCCGGCTGGAACGATCCTGA
- a CDS encoding molybdopterin molybdotransferase MoeA yields the protein MAQLTDDCFAFGGKLMRIEEAVASIAERFPVIAGTETVPLGLADGRIAAEDVFAAHDLPPFANTAVDGYAVRFADLVAEGETVLPVSGRLAAGAAAGALPEGTAIRIFTGAPMPPGADTVFMQEDVRREGDRLTLPAGLKRGANARPAGEDLGQGGLAIPAGRRLRPQDLALAAATGHGRIAVRRRLRVALFSTGDELTEPGAPLRPGAIHDSNRMLLATLLSRLGVIVDDLGILRDDPATLPGHLAAAARDHDLILTSGGVSTGEEDHVKAAVEAQGRLMLWRLAIKPGRPVAAGLVAGTPFIGLPGNPVAVYVTLLFVVRPLLARLGGALYEPPLPWPVRAGFAYRKKAGRREFVRVSLARAADGGLEAHKFPRDGAGVLTSLTESDGLVEMPDDATGTVPGDTLAYYPHALLW from the coding sequence ATGGCACAGCTCACCGACGATTGCTTTGCCTTCGGGGGCAAGCTGATGCGGATCGAGGAGGCGGTGGCCTCGATCGCCGAGCGCTTCCCCGTAATCGCCGGCACCGAGACGGTGCCGCTCGGGCTCGCCGACGGACGCATCGCGGCGGAGGATGTCTTCGCAGCGCACGATCTGCCGCCCTTCGCCAACACCGCGGTCGACGGCTACGCCGTGCGCTTCGCCGACCTCGTTGCGGAGGGCGAGACGGTCCTGCCGGTGAGTGGACGGCTGGCGGCCGGTGCCGCCGCCGGGGCGCTGCCGGAAGGGACGGCGATCCGCATCTTCACCGGGGCACCGATGCCGCCGGGCGCCGACACCGTGTTCATGCAGGAGGACGTGCGCCGCGAGGGCGACCGCCTCACCCTTCCCGCGGGTCTGAAGCGCGGGGCGAATGCGCGGCCGGCCGGCGAGGATCTCGGCCAGGGCGGCCTCGCGATCCCTGCCGGGCGACGCCTGCGCCCGCAGGATCTCGCGCTCGCCGCCGCCACCGGTCACGGGCGGATCGCCGTGCGGCGGCGGCTGCGCGTGGCCCTGTTCTCCACCGGCGACGAGCTGACCGAGCCCGGCGCTCCCCTGCGCCCCGGCGCGATTCACGACTCGAACCGGATGCTGCTCGCGACGCTGCTGTCACGGCTCGGAGTCATCGTGGACGATCTCGGGATCCTGCGCGACGACCCGGCGACCCTACCGGGCCACCTCGCGGCGGCGGCGCGGGACCACGACCTGATCCTGACCTCCGGCGGCGTCTCGACCGGAGAGGAGGACCACGTGAAGGCCGCCGTCGAGGCGCAAGGGCGGCTGATGCTCTGGCGCCTCGCGATCAAGCCCGGCCGCCCGGTCGCGGCGGGACTGGTGGCGGGCACACCGTTCATCGGCCTGCCAGGCAATCCGGTCGCGGTCTACGTCACGCTGCTCTTCGTGGTCCGTCCGCTCCTGGCCCGTCTCGGCGGCGCGCTCTACGAGCCGCCGCTGCCCTGGCCGGTGAGAGCGGGCTTCGCCTACCGCAAGAAAGCAGGACGGCGCGAATTCGTCCGCGTCAGCCTCGCTCGGGCGGCCGATGGCGGTCTGGAGGCGCATAAATTCCCGCGCGACGGCGCGGGCGTCCTGACCTCGCTCACCGAGAGCGACGGCCTCGTCGAGATGCCTGACGACGCGACCGGCACCGTGCCCGGCGACACACTGGCCTATTACCCGCACGCGCTGCTGTGGTGA
- a CDS encoding substrate-binding domain-containing protein, translating to MPASSEPARLGVRLHVEGRCEGTAAFALRGAHALLDALGRSGSLQGAAEQLSVSYRSAWGQLDALEQALGRPVVVKTKGHGSDLTSFGTALLALLTASQTRLAPALAAEELALTDGLRRLLDPAEARLRLAASHDPLLLEVIETRRDVDLMVAGSLDALARLRDGTVDAAGFHYGSDGSPPPPFDTVFASRDLRVVPLFRREQGLMLAAGNPLKLETIADVAARQARFVNRQRGAGTRIWFERLCAEAGLAPEAIVGHHTEEFTHQAVAALIATGAADVGMGTRAVAERFSLDYRPLGWEIYFIAIGARVGVERLDAFRRDLSDRAGQASGYAPPA from the coding sequence TTGCCCGCTTCATCGGAGCCGGCCCGGCTCGGCGTGCGTCTCCATGTCGAGGGCCGCTGCGAGGGCACGGCCGCCTTCGCGCTGCGCGGCGCCCACGCGCTCCTCGATGCGCTCGGCCGATCGGGATCGCTGCAGGGGGCCGCCGAGCAGCTCTCGGTCTCCTACCGCTCCGCCTGGGGACAACTCGACGCGCTCGAACAGGCGCTCGGACGGCCGGTCGTCGTGAAGACCAAGGGACACGGCAGCGATCTCACCTCCTTCGGCACGGCGCTGCTCGCACTGCTCACGGCCTCGCAGACCCGCCTCGCGCCGGCGCTCGCGGCGGAGGAACTGGCGCTCACGGACGGCCTGCGCCGTCTGCTCGATCCGGCGGAGGCCCGCCTCCGTTTGGCCGCGAGCCATGATCCCCTGCTGCTGGAAGTCATCGAGACACGGCGGGACGTCGACCTGATGGTCGCCGGCAGCCTCGACGCCCTGGCGCGGCTGCGGGATGGCACCGTCGATGCGGCGGGCTTCCATTACGGGTCGGACGGCTCACCCCCGCCGCCGTTCGACACCGTCTTCGCGAGCCGCGATCTGAGGGTCGTCCCGCTGTTTCGCCGGGAACAGGGCCTGATGTTGGCGGCCGGCAACCCGCTCAAGCTGGAAACCATCGCCGACGTTGCGGCTCGGCAGGCCCGCTTCGTCAACCGTCAGCGCGGCGCCGGCACCCGGATCTGGTTCGAGCGGCTCTGCGCGGAGGCCGGCCTCGCGCCGGAGGCCATCGTCGGTCATCACACGGAGGAGTTCACCCATCAGGCGGTGGCGGCGCTGATCGCCACGGGCGCGGCCGATGTCGGCATGGGCACGCGCGCCGTCGCCGAGCGCTTCTCCCTCGATTACCGCCCGCTGGGCTGGGAGATCTACTTCATCGCGATCGGCGCGAGGGTCGGCGTCGAACGGCTCGACGCCTTCCGCCGAGACCTGTCCGACCGTGCCGGACAAGCCTCGGGCTATGCGCCACCCGCGTGA
- a CDS encoding ABC transporter permease, protein MSQTLQETFSRLWTLDRDVLAIAWLSLRVSLTAVGIGLLLGVPLGALIAVARFPGRDALVGLLNTFMGLPPVIVGLILYLALSRSGPLGSFGLLFTPTAMVAAQAVLATPLVAALTRQVIADAEAHLGEQLRSLRLGAPRRAGVLIYDARFSLFTAALAAFGRAISEIGAVLVVGGNIDGHTRTMTTAISLETQKGDLSLALALGAVLMSLVLAVNAAAALLRGHAVKAYG, encoded by the coding sequence TTGAGCCAAACCCTTCAGGAGACGTTCTCCCGCCTGTGGACGCTCGACCGGGATGTCCTGGCGATCGCGTGGCTGTCGCTGCGCGTCAGCCTCACGGCCGTCGGCATCGGCCTCTTGCTCGGCGTTCCGCTCGGGGCGCTGATCGCCGTCGCGCGCTTTCCGGGCCGCGACGCCCTGGTCGGACTGCTCAACACCTTCATGGGTCTGCCGCCGGTGATCGTCGGACTGATCCTCTATCTTGCTCTGTCGCGCTCCGGCCCGCTCGGGTCGTTCGGGCTGCTCTTCACCCCCACCGCCATGGTGGCGGCGCAGGCCGTGCTGGCAACGCCCCTGGTGGCGGCTCTCACGCGTCAGGTCATCGCCGACGCCGAGGCGCATCTCGGCGAGCAGTTGCGATCCCTGCGTCTCGGCGCGCCGCGGCGCGCCGGGGTGCTGATCTACGATGCCCGCTTCTCGCTGTTCACCGCGGCACTCGCCGCCTTCGGCCGAGCGATCTCGGAGATCGGCGCGGTGCTCGTCGTCGGCGGCAACATCGACGGGCATACCCGCACGATGACGACGGCGATCTCGCTCGAAACGCAGAAGGGCGACCTCAGCCTCGCCCTGGCCCTCGGCGCCGTGCTGATGAGTCTGGTACTCGCCGTGAACGCCGCCGCCGCGCTCCTGCGCGGCCATGCCGTGAAGGCCTACGGATGA
- a CDS encoding ABC transporter ATP-binding protein, producing MSADPAVHLEEVSLTLGGRPILDRLSFDVAASGITALIGANGAGKSVTLRVIDGLLQPDSGIVRLARARRAFVFQRPALVRASAAANLALGLIPLKLSRRERAERIQAALARVGLSERADDAATRFSGGEQQRLVLARAWATRPDLLLLDEPTASLDPAATETIESLILEMARAGTAVLLVSHNLGQVARLADETIVLASGRAVERGPTRSVLFSPRTAEARAYLTGELPWTSFAAAS from the coding sequence ATGAGCGCGGACCCCGCCGTCCATCTCGAAGAGGTGAGCCTGACGCTCGGCGGGCGGCCGATCCTCGATCGACTGAGCTTCGACGTCGCCGCTTCCGGCATCACCGCCCTGATCGGCGCCAACGGGGCCGGCAAGAGCGTGACGCTGCGGGTGATCGACGGACTGCTGCAGCCCGATTCCGGCATCGTGCGCCTCGCGCGCGCCCGGCGCGCCTTCGTCTTCCAGCGTCCGGCCCTGGTCCGTGCCAGCGCCGCCGCCAACCTCGCCCTCGGGCTGATTCCGCTGAAGCTCTCCCGCCGCGAGCGCGCCGAGCGGATCCAGGCGGCGCTCGCCCGCGTCGGCCTGTCGGAGCGGGCGGACGATGCGGCGACGCGCTTCTCGGGCGGCGAGCAGCAGCGCCTCGTGCTCGCCCGCGCCTGGGCGACGCGGCCCGACCTCCTGCTCCTCGACGAGCCGACCGCGAGCCTCGATCCGGCCGCGACCGAGACCATCGAGAGCCTGATCCTCGAGATGGCGCGGGCCGGCACCGCCGTGCTCCTCGTCTCGCACAATCTCGGGCAGGTCGCCCGGCTCGCCGATGAGACCATCGTGCTGGCGAGCGGCCGCGCCGTCGAGCGGGGCCCGACCCGATCCGTCCTCTTCTCACCCCGCACCGCTGAGGCGCGGGCCTACCTCACCGGAGAACTGCCTTGGACTTCCTTCGCCGCGGCTTCCTGA
- a CDS encoding extracellular solute-binding protein, which translates to MDFLRRGFLTLSLLAALGAVSPVSAEPASIVVASTTSTEQSGLFKHILPLFKQKTGIEVKVVALGTGQALDAARRGDADVVLVHDRPAEDKFVAEGFAKGRQDVMYNDFVLIGPKDDPAGIRGKGVEEAFRKVAAAKAPFVSRGDRSGTHSAELRSWKEAGVDLAAVRGDWYRDVGQGMGPALNTASSLGAYILADRGTWLSFKNRGDLTILVEGDPRLFNPYGVMLVNPDKHPTVKVKEGQAFIDWLVSPEGQKAIADYKINGEQLFFPSAKKG; encoded by the coding sequence TTGGACTTCCTTCGCCGCGGCTTCCTGACCCTCTCGCTCCTCGCCGCCCTCGGCGCCGTCTCGCCGGTCTCGGCCGAGCCGGCCTCGATCGTCGTCGCCTCCACGACCTCGACCGAGCAGTCAGGCCTGTTCAAGCATATCCTGCCGCTGTTCAAGCAGAAGACCGGCATTGAGGTGAAGGTCGTGGCACTGGGCACCGGCCAAGCCCTGGACGCGGCGCGGCGGGGCGATGCCGACGTCGTGCTCGTCCACGACCGGCCGGCCGAGGACAAGTTCGTCGCCGAGGGCTTCGCCAAGGGCCGGCAGGACGTGATGTACAACGACTTCGTGCTGATCGGCCCGAAGGACGACCCGGCGGGCATCCGCGGCAAGGGGGTCGAGGAAGCCTTCCGGAAGGTCGCGGCGGCCAAGGCGCCCTTCGTCTCGCGCGGCGACCGCTCGGGCACGCACAGCGCCGAGTTGCGGAGCTGGAAGGAGGCCGGCGTCGATCTCGCGGCGGTGCGCGGCGATTGGTACCGCGACGTCGGCCAGGGCATGGGCCCGGCGCTCAACACCGCCTCGTCGCTCGGCGCCTACATCCTGGCCGACCGCGGCACGTGGCTCTCGTTCAAGAACAGGGGCGACCTGACCATTCTGGTCGAGGGTGATCCCCGCCTGTTCAACCCCTACGGCGTGATGCTGGTGAACCCGGACAAGCACCCGACCGTGAAGGTGAAGGAGGGCCAGGCCTTCATCGACTGGCTGGTCTCGCCCGAGGGCCAGAAAGCCATCGCCGATTACAAGATCAACGGCGAGCAGCTGTTCTTCCCGAGCGCGAAGAAGGGCTAA
- a CDS encoding PRC-barrel domain-containing protein, whose translation MRPHMSSVPRSALAALVLQFALAPAPVLAEAAPAPSAAPRFIEQPETGTMRGSKVIGVSVVGADHVRVGKIEDVLVDGSGRIQAVVIGVGGFLGVGEKYVAVSFDQLAWNFDDVSLTSGASSVVTADDAPGGKAADKASPEKMPGSQVSPDVLGAVQNQHSGRVTEATGSVEPQKPDAKSATVLAGHDLIHAELRLTRAQLNDAPAFRFERAKR comes from the coding sequence ATGCGTCCCCACATGTCCAGCGTCCCGCGATCCGCGCTGGCCGCCCTTGTCCTGCAATTCGCGCTCGCCCCGGCTCCGGTTCTCGCCGAAGCGGCGCCGGCCCCTTCGGCCGCGCCGCGCTTCATCGAGCAGCCCGAGACCGGCACGATGCGCGGTTCCAAGGTGATCGGCGTCAGCGTCGTCGGGGCGGATCACGTCCGCGTCGGCAAGATCGAGGATGTGCTCGTGGATGGGAGCGGTCGCATCCAGGCGGTGGTGATCGGCGTCGGCGGCTTCCTCGGTGTCGGCGAGAAATACGTCGCCGTGTCGTTCGATCAGCTGGCCTGGAACTTCGACGACGTCTCGCTCACCTCCGGCGCAAGCTCGGTGGTCACGGCCGACGACGCTCCGGGCGGGAAGGCCGCCGACAAGGCGAGCCCGGAAAAGATGCCGGGTTCGCAGGTTTCCCCCGACGTGCTGGGCGCCGTGCAGAACCAGCACAGTGGCCGCGTCACCGAGGCGACCGGCTCGGTCGAGCCGCAGAAGCCGGATGCGAAGTCCGCGACGGTGCTCGCCGGCCATGATCTGATCCACGCCGAGCTCCGCCTGACCAGGGCGCAGCTCAACGATGCGCCGGCCTTCCGGTTCGAGAGGGCGAAGCGCTGA
- a CDS encoding glucan biosynthesis protein G, with protein MAGPSDAENEAPEANGVSRRALVRGAVRGALAGSAGLSVSGLFDLNTARTMAQTTESASSPGSSELRPITFEALAQRAERLAAEPYRLPGSDLPQELAALDYDAFQAIHFRPEATVPLGSRFSLQPFHRGNLHAKRVEIFLQSPDRVRPFAYDPDLFDLGPALKGRRYPASLGYAGFRIAHGFDTRRPQAHEEFLVFLGASYFRIRGRDQVYGLSARGIAVNTGLPQGEEFPDFTSFWIEEPGGASASITILALLDGPSLAGAYRFVVTPGVVSTVAVETALFPRRAIEALGIAPLTSMFLFGENGPGVRGAEPSDDFRPQVHDSDGLAVQSPGDRLWRPLVNGRAAPQISSFRARPLEGFGLLQRERRFPAYLDVQARHEDRPGLWVTPASDGFGVGAVRLFEIPSRTEATDNIVAAFVPEVPVEAGRPLRLTYGLATVGAEPSSAMAPTLARVVSTRVGSAERLRPTNPPSPQRRLYVIDFEGPGLPDDPRADIKVSLSASAGTLVEPYAERVPQTGGWRLYAEFRPPNPWPAGDTVLRARLSHAGRVITETWNAVA; from the coding sequence ATGGCTGGACCGTCGGACGCTGAGAACGAGGCGCCCGAGGCGAACGGCGTTTCGCGGCGCGCCCTCGTGCGGGGCGCTGTTCGTGGTGCTCTTGCCGGTTCGGCCGGCTTGAGCGTTTCTGGCCTTTTCGACCTGAATACAGCCAGAACGATGGCTCAAACCACGGAAAGCGCCTCCTCGCCGGGCAGCTCCGAGCTGCGCCCGATCACGTTCGAGGCGTTGGCACAGCGGGCCGAGCGGCTGGCGGCCGAGCCCTACCGCCTGCCCGGCAGCGATCTGCCGCAGGAGCTGGCCGCCCTCGACTACGACGCCTTCCAGGCGATCCACTTCCGGCCCGAGGCGACGGTCCCGCTCGGGTCCCGCTTCTCGCTGCAGCCGTTTCACCGCGGCAACCTGCACGCCAAACGGGTGGAGATCTTCCTGCAGTCGCCGGACCGGGTGCGTCCCTTTGCCTACGACCCGGATCTGTTCGACCTCGGGCCCGCGCTGAAGGGCCGCCGTTACCCGGCCTCACTCGGATATGCCGGCTTCCGTATCGCCCACGGCTTCGACACGCGCCGGCCGCAGGCCCACGAGGAGTTTCTGGTCTTCCTCGGCGCCTCCTATTTCCGCATCCGCGGCCGGGATCAGGTCTACGGCCTCTCGGCCCGGGGCATCGCGGTGAATACCGGACTGCCGCAGGGAGAGGAGTTTCCGGATTTCACCAGCTTCTGGATCGAGGAGCCGGGCGGCGCTTCGGCGTCGATCACGATCCTCGCGCTCCTCGACGGTCCGAGCCTTGCGGGCGCCTACCGCTTCGTCGTCACGCCGGGGGTGGTCTCGACGGTCGCCGTGGAGACCGCCCTTTTTCCGCGCCGCGCCATCGAGGCGCTCGGGATCGCGCCGCTCACCAGCATGTTCCTGTTCGGCGAGAACGGGCCGGGCGTGCGCGGTGCCGAGCCCTCCGACGACTTCCGCCCGCAGGTCCACGACTCGGATGGGCTCGCGGTGCAGTCGCCCGGGGACCGTCTGTGGCGGCCGCTCGTCAATGGCCGGGCCGCGCCGCAGATCTCGTCGTTTCGCGCCCGTCCGCTCGAAGGCTTCGGATTGCTGCAGCGGGAGCGCCGCTTCCCCGCCTATCTCGACGTGCAGGCGCGCCACGAGGACCGGCCGGGCCTGTGGGTGACGCCCGCCAGTGACGGCTTCGGTGTCGGCGCGGTGCGGCTGTTCGAGATCCCTTCGCGCACCGAGGCGACCGACAACATCGTCGCCGCCTTCGTGCCGGAGGTGCCCGTCGAGGCCGGCAGGCCGCTTCGGCTCACCTACGGCCTCGCCACGGTCGGCGCCGAACCGTCATCGGCCATGGCCCCGACCCTCGCCCGCGTCGTCTCGACCCGCGTCGGATCGGCCGAGCGCCTGCGCCCGACTAACCCGCCCTCGCCGCAGCGACGCCTCTACGTCATCGATTTCGAGGGACCGGGCCTGCCCGATGACCCGAGGGCGGACATCAAGGTGTCGCTCTCGGCGAGTGCGGGCACCCTGGTCGAACCCTATGCCGAGCGGGTGCCGCAGACTGGTGGCTGGCGGCTCTACGCTGAGTTTCGCCCGCCGAATCCGTGGCCGGCGGGGGATACGGTGCTGCGCGCGCGCCTCTCCCATGCCGGGCGGGTCATCACCGAGACGTGGAACGCCGTGGCCTGA